From the genome of Ectobacillus sp. JY-23, one region includes:
- a CDS encoding bifunctional O-acetylhomoserine aminocarboxypropyltransferase/cysteine synthase codes for MGEQWKQGTICVQGGYTPKNGEPRVLPLYQSTTYKYDTPDDLAALFNLQAEGYIYTRIGNPTINAFEQKLSQLEGGVGAVATASGQAAIMLAILNICNAGDHLLCSSTVYGGTFNLFGVSLRKLGIEVTFFDPNLPAEEIVKLGKQNTKLVYGETLGNPAMNVLNFEEFTKAAKELDVPLVIDNTLATPYLCQPFAHGANIVVHSTTKYIDGHASSLGGIVIDGGNFNWDNGKYQELVEPDATYHGVQYVKDFGAAAYIVKARVQLLRDYGNCMSPFNAYISNIGLETLHLRMDRHSQNALEIAKWLEKDERISWIHYPGLESSTQYSLAEKYLKKGASGVLTFGVKGGANAAREFIEQVKLAALVTHVADARTSVIHPASTTHRQLTEQQQRLAGVTPDLVRLSVGIEDVEDLIADLNQALSGGKQYAHYRG; via the coding sequence CTGCCATTATATCAAAGTACAACTTATAAATATGATACACCAGACGACTTAGCAGCTCTGTTTAATTTACAGGCGGAAGGCTATATCTATACGCGTATTGGTAACCCAACTATCAATGCGTTTGAGCAAAAGTTAAGTCAACTGGAGGGCGGCGTCGGGGCAGTAGCTACCGCGTCCGGTCAGGCTGCCATTATGCTGGCGATTTTAAATATTTGTAACGCAGGAGATCATCTTCTTTGCTCATCCACAGTTTACGGAGGCACCTTTAATTTATTTGGCGTGAGCCTACGTAAGCTCGGCATTGAAGTTACTTTTTTTGATCCAAACCTACCTGCGGAAGAAATTGTGAAGCTAGGCAAGCAAAATACAAAGCTTGTATACGGAGAAACGCTTGGAAACCCGGCGATGAATGTACTTAACTTTGAAGAGTTTACAAAGGCAGCAAAGGAGCTTGATGTACCACTAGTGATTGATAACACACTGGCAACGCCTTACTTATGTCAACCTTTTGCCCACGGTGCTAATATTGTCGTGCATTCCACAACAAAGTACATTGACGGTCATGCCAGCTCTCTTGGAGGAATTGTGATTGATGGCGGTAATTTTAACTGGGATAACGGAAAATATCAGGAACTGGTTGAACCGGATGCCACGTATCATGGTGTACAGTACGTAAAAGACTTTGGTGCCGCAGCTTATATTGTAAAAGCGCGCGTACAACTGCTTCGCGATTACGGAAACTGTATGAGTCCGTTTAATGCATACATCAGCAACATTGGCCTCGAAACGCTCCATTTGCGTATGGACCGCCATAGTCAAAATGCGCTAGAGATTGCAAAGTGGCTTGAGAAGGATGAACGCATCAGCTGGATTCATTATCCAGGTCTCGAAAGCAGTACGCAGTATAGCTTGGCGGAAAAATATTTGAAAAAGGGCGCTAGTGGTGTACTAACATTCGGGGTAAAGGGTGGTGCAAACGCAGCGAGGGAGTTTATTGAACAAGTAAAACTAGCGGCACTTGTTACACATGTTGCAGATGCGCGTACATCGGTCATTCATCCTGCCAGCACAACGCATCGCCAGTTAACAGAGCAGCAGCAGCGCCTCGCAGGTGTGACACCGGATTTAGTCCGCTTATCTGTGGGAATTGAGGATGTGGAGGACTTGATCGCAGACCTCAATCAAGCGTTATCAGGAGGTAAGCAATATGCCCATTATCGTGGATAA
- the thrB gene encoding homoserine kinase gives MTLPMFTIQVPGSTANLGPGFDSIGLAINKYLQVDVYSSDSWLCEAKSAMLEGIPKDESNLLFQTALAVAAEYSVTLPYCRLEVTSDIPLTRGLGSSASAIIAGIELANTLCRLNMTMQEKLDISSIMEGHMDNVGASLYGGLVVGTYDGQKAMLVHQQIDQLELVAIIPSYELKTSDARSVLPATLSYAEAVQGSGVSNLLVAALLKEDWSLAGEAMKRDLFHQPYRELFVPELRALRAMPEHPDIYGYALSGAGPAVLCYVRKGAAASIQAELRPYFSDCVVEVLQIVNEGSKVVIHYDETIQSS, from the coding sequence ATGACGCTTCCCATGTTTACGATACAAGTACCAGGCAGCACCGCTAATCTGGGGCCGGGCTTTGACTCAATCGGCCTCGCGATTAATAAATATCTACAAGTAGATGTATATTCCTCTGACTCCTGGCTTTGCGAGGCAAAGTCAGCGATGCTGGAGGGAATCCCGAAGGATGAAAGTAATTTATTGTTTCAAACGGCGCTTGCCGTCGCTGCCGAATATAGCGTAACCTTGCCATATTGTCGCTTAGAAGTGACGAGTGATATTCCGCTGACGCGCGGCCTTGGAAGCAGTGCTTCTGCTATTATTGCGGGTATTGAATTGGCAAATACACTTTGTAGACTGAATATGACCATGCAAGAAAAACTGGATATCAGTTCGATTATGGAAGGACACATGGATAACGTCGGTGCATCGCTTTACGGTGGTCTTGTTGTTGGAACATACGATGGACAAAAGGCTATGCTTGTTCATCAGCAAATTGATCAACTGGAGCTTGTCGCTATTATTCCTTCCTATGAGCTTAAAACATCAGATGCCCGCAGCGTACTTCCTGCCACGCTCTCCTATGCGGAAGCTGTCCAAGGCAGCGGCGTCAGCAACCTGTTAGTGGCTGCTCTGTTAAAAGAAGATTGGTCTCTGGCAGGAGAAGCGATGAAACGAGATTTATTTCATCAGCCGTATCGTGAGTTGTTCGTCCCGGAGCTCAGAGCACTGCGCGCCATGCCTGAGCATCCTGATATATACGGATACGCATTAAGCGGAGCTGGGCCTGCAGTTCTTTGTTATGTGAGAAAAGGAGCGGCTGCCTCCATACAAGCAGAACTCAGACCCTACTTTTCGGATTGTGTTGTAGAGGTGCTACAAATTGTGAATGAAGGTAGTAAAGTTGTTATACATTATGATGAGACAATTCAAAGCTCATAA
- the metA gene encoding homoserine O-succinyltransferase, with amino-acid sequence MPIIVDKDLPARQVLESENIFVMTKERATTQDIRELKIAILNLMPTKQETEAQLLRLLGNTPLQVDVHLLHMESHHSKNVSKEHLTSFYKTFRDIENERFDGLVITGAPVETLPFEEVDYWEELKRIMEFSVTNVTSTLHICWGAQAGLYYHYGVPKYDLPQKMFGVFEHEIKERNLPLLRGFDERFFAPHSRHTEVRAVDIESVADLHVLACSEEAGVHLVADNAGKNIFILGHSEYSRDTLKKEYERDIAKGIPINVPKNYYPHNDPNQEPFVAWRSHGNLLFSNWLNYYVYQTTPYIL; translated from the coding sequence ATGCCCATTATCGTGGATAAGGATTTGCCAGCTCGTCAGGTTCTCGAGAGCGAAAATATTTTCGTGATGACAAAGGAGCGGGCAACGACGCAAGATATTCGGGAGTTAAAAATCGCCATTCTCAATTTAATGCCCACCAAACAAGAAACGGAGGCGCAGCTATTGCGTCTGCTTGGAAATACGCCCCTTCAGGTTGATGTACACTTGCTTCATATGGAATCTCACCATTCCAAAAATGTATCGAAGGAGCATTTAACTAGCTTTTATAAAACATTTCGCGATATCGAAAATGAACGCTTTGATGGCTTGGTCATCACTGGTGCGCCTGTCGAGACACTTCCTTTTGAGGAGGTAGATTACTGGGAAGAGTTAAAACGAATTATGGAATTTTCAGTGACAAATGTCACTTCTACGCTTCATATTTGCTGGGGGGCACAAGCAGGTCTTTATTATCACTATGGGGTGCCGAAATATGACTTACCTCAAAAAATGTTTGGTGTGTTTGAGCATGAAATAAAAGAGCGCAACCTGCCGCTGCTTAGAGGGTTTGATGAACGTTTCTTTGCCCCTCACTCTCGTCACACAGAAGTACGTGCAGTAGATATTGAGAGTGTTGCTGATCTGCATGTGTTGGCGTGTTCAGAAGAAGCTGGCGTCCATCTTGTGGCAGATAACGCCGGTAAGAATATCTTCATTTTGGGGCACAGTGAATATTCGAGAGATACGTTAAAGAAAGAATATGAGCGCGATATCGCGAAAGGTATACCTATTAACGTACCTAAAAATTATTATCCGCACAACGATCCAAATCAAGAGCCGTTTGTGGCTTGGCGGAGTCATGGAAATTTACTTTTTTCAAATTGGCTCAATTATTACGTCTATCAAACAACGCCTTATATCTTGTGA
- a CDS encoding homoserine dehydrogenase, producing MVEIKVGLLGLGTVGSGVVKIIASHQDRLAHQIGCPVKVAKVLVQNPEKERDVAINPALLTTDADEVINSEEIDVIIEVMGGVEQARQCILQALRNGKHVVTANKDLMALYGTELLAVAKEHKCDLFYEASVAGGIPILRSIVDGFSSDRITKMMGIVNGTTNFILTKMSNEGKAYEDVLKEAQDLGFAEADPSSDVEGLDAARKMTILATLGFSTNVELADVKVKGITSITEEDLAYSRDLGYTMKLIGLAKRDGNKLEVSVEPTLLPNKHPLSSVQNEFNAVYVYGEAVGETMFYGPGAGSLPTATAVVSDLVAVMKNMRLGVTGNSAVSPQYEKVLKEDREVLAKYFLRLHVKDEVGVFAKITSLFSSYDASFEKIIQMPLEEKGAAEIVIVTHRATLENYQTLLHKLEELDAVKCVKASYRIEGDSK from the coding sequence ATGGTTGAAATTAAAGTAGGACTACTAGGTCTTGGAACTGTTGGCAGCGGGGTAGTCAAAATTATTGCATCTCATCAAGATCGCTTGGCTCATCAAATTGGCTGTCCTGTTAAAGTTGCGAAGGTGCTTGTGCAAAATCCGGAAAAAGAAAGAGATGTCGCCATCAATCCTGCCCTGTTAACAACGGATGCAGATGAGGTTATAAATAGTGAGGAAATTGATGTCATCATTGAAGTAATGGGCGGTGTAGAACAAGCAAGACAATGTATACTGCAGGCGCTGCGAAATGGGAAGCATGTTGTGACTGCAAACAAGGATTTGATGGCTCTGTATGGAACAGAGCTGCTTGCGGTTGCCAAAGAGCATAAATGCGACCTTTTTTATGAGGCGAGTGTTGCGGGAGGTATTCCGATTTTAAGAAGCATTGTGGACGGTTTTTCATCCGATCGCATCACAAAGATGATGGGGATTGTAAACGGTACAACAAACTTTATTTTAACGAAAATGTCTAACGAAGGAAAAGCATATGAAGATGTATTAAAAGAAGCGCAGGACCTCGGCTTTGCGGAGGCTGATCCAAGCTCAGATGTGGAAGGTCTAGATGCGGCACGAAAGATGACAATCTTAGCAACACTCGGGTTTTCAACAAATGTGGAGCTGGCGGATGTCAAGGTTAAGGGAATTACATCTATCACGGAAGAGGATTTGGCATATAGCCGTGATCTCGGTTATACGATGAAGCTAATCGGGCTTGCAAAGCGGGATGGCAATAAACTTGAGGTCAGTGTAGAGCCAACTTTATTGCCGAATAAGCACCCGCTTTCTTCCGTTCAAAATGAGTTTAATGCTGTATATGTATATGGAGAAGCTGTGGGGGAAACGATGTTTTATGGCCCGGGTGCGGGAAGCCTGCCAACTGCGACGGCTGTCGTATCCGATCTTGTCGCAGTTATGAAGAATATGAGATTAGGTGTAACAGGAAATAGTGCGGTGTCCCCGCAATATGAAAAAGTTTTAAAAGAAGATCGAGAGGTTCTGGCTAAGTACTTCCTTCGTTTGCATGTGAAGGATGAAGTGGGTGTGTTTGCTAAAATTACCTCTTTGTTTTCTTCCTATGATGCTAGCTTTGAGAAGATTATTCAAATGCCACTTGAAGAAAAAGGCGCGGCTGAAATTGTCATTGTAACACATCGTGCGACGCTGGAAAACTATCAAACTCTTTTACATAAGCTAGAGGAGCTAGATGCGGTAAAGTGTGTGAAGGCAAGCTATCGAATTGAAGGTGACAGCAAATGA
- the thrC gene encoding threonine synthase, producing MTWKGLLTQYKQYLPITAETPLLTLHEGNTPLIHLEKLSKEWDIELYVKVEGANPTGSFKDRGMVMAVAKAKEAGSKTVICASTGNTSASAAAYAARAGMKCIVMIPNGKIAYGKLAQAVMYGAEIISIDGNFDHALQMVRKLSEEAPVALVNSVNPYRLEGQKTAAFEICDALGQSPDVLAIPVGNAGNISAYWKGFTEYHEEKGTGLPQMRGFQASGAAPIVRGYKIEEPETIATAIRIGNPASWDKAVKAAIDSQGKIDEVTDEEILAAYELLAQAEGVFAEPGSCASIAGVRKQIERGEIPKGSRVVAVLTGNGLKDANTAIDVKNIKPIVLPNDEKVVFAHIQGAVLQ from the coding sequence ATGACATGGAAGGGATTATTAACGCAATATAAACAATATTTACCGATTACAGCCGAAACACCGCTTCTTACACTTCACGAAGGCAACACACCACTTATTCATCTGGAAAAGCTTTCAAAAGAATGGGATATAGAGCTATATGTCAAAGTAGAGGGGGCGAATCCAACCGGATCCTTTAAAGATCGCGGCATGGTCATGGCCGTTGCAAAGGCTAAAGAAGCAGGAAGCAAGACAGTGATTTGCGCCTCTACAGGTAATACCTCTGCTTCTGCCGCTGCTTATGCGGCACGCGCTGGTATGAAATGTATTGTTATGATTCCCAATGGAAAGATTGCGTATGGGAAGCTAGCCCAAGCTGTTATGTACGGAGCGGAAATTATCAGCATTGATGGCAACTTTGATCATGCCCTGCAGATGGTACGCAAGCTGAGTGAAGAGGCACCTGTAGCACTTGTAAACTCAGTTAACCCGTATCGTTTGGAAGGGCAGAAAACGGCTGCCTTTGAAATTTGCGATGCGTTAGGGCAGTCCCCAGATGTATTAGCAATCCCTGTGGGCAATGCCGGTAACATTAGCGCATACTGGAAGGGCTTTACGGAGTACCATGAGGAAAAAGGGACGGGGCTGCCGCAAATGCGCGGCTTTCAGGCATCCGGCGCGGCGCCAATTGTACGCGGCTATAAAATTGAAGAACCAGAAACAATTGCGACTGCCATTCGCATTGGTAACCCAGCAAGCTGGGATAAGGCTGTCAAAGCTGCCATTGATTCACAAGGTAAAATTGATGAAGTAACAGATGAGGAAATCCTTGCTGCGTATGAGTTGCTTGCGCAAGCAGAGGGCGTTTTTGCCGAGCCAGGCTCCTGTGCGTCCATCGCAGGGGTTCGCAAGCAGATTGAGCGCGGCGAAATTCCAAAGGGCTCCCGTGTCGTTGCCGTCTTGACAGGGAATGGCTTGAAGGATGCGAATACCGCAATTGATGTGAAAAACATAAAACCAATTGTACTTCCGAATGATGAAAAGGTTGTGTTTGCACATATTCAGGGGGCGGTGCTTCAATGA